The Pseudomonas multiresinivorans DNA window GGCGAGGCGACCAAGTTCTCCCAGTACCTGCTCGATGCCGACAAGGCCTACGAGACCGTCGCCCAACTGGGCGTTACCACCACCACCGGCGATGCCGAGGGTGAGGTCCTTGAGCAGCGCGAGGTGACCATTGGTCGGGACGCCATCGAAGCCATGCTGCCGCGTTTCCGTGGCGACATAGAGCAGGTGCCGCCGATGTACTCGGCCCTGAAGAAGGACGGCCAGCCGTTGTACAAGCTGGCTCGTGCAGGAGAGGTAGTGGAGCGCGAGGCGCGTTCTGTTACTATTGCGCGCCTGGATTTGCTCGCCTTCGAGTCGCCCTGTGCGACGCTGGCCGTTTCCTGCAGCAAGGGCACCTACATTCGCACCCTGGTCGAAGATCTCGGCCGCGAACTCGGGTGTGGTGCACATGTTGCCGCCTTGCGCCGGACCCAGGCCGGACCTTTCCAGCTGAACCAGTCGGTGACGCTGGAGGAGCTCGAGAAAGTCCATGCCGAGGGTGGCAATGAAGCCCTCGACCGTTTCCTGCTGCCAGTGGATGCTGGCCTGGAACACTGGCCGCTGTTGCAGCTCTCCGAGCACAGCGCCTATTACTGGCTGCATGGCCAGCCAGTACGCGCTCCCGAGATGCCAAAGTTCGGTATGCTGCGGGTGCAGGATCATGAAGGTCGCTTCATCGGAATCGGTGAAGTGGTCGAAGACGGGCGCCTGGCGCCGCGTCGACTGATTCGGTCGTAAGGCCGAAACCGAGGG harbors:
- the truB gene encoding tRNA pseudouridine(55) synthase TruB, whose translation is MAQVKRIRRAVNGVLILDKPRGMSSNQALQKVRWLLNAEKAGHTGSLDPLATGVLPLCFGEATKFSQYLLDADKAYETVAQLGVTTTTGDAEGEVLEQREVTIGRDAIEAMLPRFRGDIEQVPPMYSALKKDGQPLYKLARAGEVVEREARSVTIARLDLLAFESPCATLAVSCSKGTYIRTLVEDLGRELGCGAHVAALRRTQAGPFQLNQSVTLEELEKVHAEGGNEALDRFLLPVDAGLEHWPLLQLSEHSAYYWLHGQPVRAPEMPKFGMLRVQDHEGRFIGIGEVVEDGRLAPRRLIRS